AGGGCGCTGGCGGTGTCGAGCGACGCGTCGTCCCCGGCCAGCATGCCGGCGAGCTGGAGCGCGCGAGGCGTGAGGAAGCCGGTGTAGAGCGGCGCCAGGCTGCGCACGTGCAGCTTGAGGCGGCCCTCGCCGCCGGGCCGGACGCGGGCGGTGCCGCCCTCCACCTCCAGCACGAAGCGCCCCGTGTTCTCCGGGAGGAGGTCGTCCTCCACGTCCAGGTGGAGCGCGCCGGACAGGCCGGGGGCGAAGCCGCGCGCCTCCAGGGCGCGGGGGACGTCCAGCAGGCGCGTCATCCAGTGCATGGAGAGCTTCACCTGGTAGGTCTGTTCGCGCAGCAGCGCGAGGAGCGGCTCGTCCGCGCCGCCGAACCACATCACGTCCCGCGCCAGCGAGCGGTGGTCGCCCAGGAAGCGCAAGAGCCGTCGCGCGGCGGCGGGCGTGGTGGCGGTGAAGTCGGTGAGCTTGAGGACCTGCGTGGGCACGGCGCCCTGGGGCGAGAGGCTCCGCACGAGGTACACGTAGCCCTCGATGCCGGACGCGCCCTCCACGACGTAGCCGTAGGCGGTGTCGTTGCGGGGCGTGCGCACGCGCCGCCAGATGTAGTCCCCCCGGTCCAGCCAGCCGTGGTGCTGGGAGGCGAAGCGCCGGTAGCACGCCTCCACCGCCGCGTCGTCGGACGGGCGCATGGGACGCAGGGACAGCGAGCGTTCCCCCAGCTCCAGCGAGGCCGCTTCGACGTGGATTTCGTAGCGCGCGCCGGAGACCTCGTAGCCCACGCGCCGGTAGAGCGGCTGGGTCGCGGGGTAGAGGACGGAGAGGGGTGCGCCTTCGTCGCGCATCTCGCGCAGGAAGCGATGGAAGAGGCGCGTGGCGGCGCCGGCGCCCCGGTGCGCGGGGGCGACGCCCACGCCG
This DNA window, taken from Corallococcus coralloides DSM 2259, encodes the following:
- a CDS encoding GNAT family N-acetyltransferase, with the translated sequence METDNYGPPKDEQELAAIADITAQAFAMPLADSETVVRKNFSESSLRILRVDGDVAATLTLIRMGQFLGGRAVPLIGVGGVGVAPAHRGAGAATRLFHRFLREMRDEGAPLSVLYPATQPLYRRVGYEVSGARYEIHVEAASLELGERSLSLRPMRPSDDAAVEACYRRFASQHHGWLDRGDYIWRRVRTPRNDTAYGYVVEGASGIEGYVYLVRSLSPQGAVPTQVLKLTDFTATTPAAARRLLRFLGDHRSLARDVMWFGGADEPLLALLREQTYQVKLSMHWMTRLLDVPRALEARGFAPGLSGALHLDVEDDLLPENTGRFVLEVEGGTARVRPGGEGRLKLHVRSLAPLYTGFLTPRALQLAGMLAGDDASLDTASALFAGPAPSLRDMF